Proteins found in one Colletes latitarsis isolate SP2378_abdomen chromosome 8, iyColLati1, whole genome shotgun sequence genomic segment:
- the Rpb7 gene encoding DNA-directed RNA polymerase II subunit RPB7 isoform X2 produces MFYHISLEHEILLHPRYFGPQLLDTVKQKLYTEVEGTCTGKYGFVVAVTTIDNIGAGIIQPGQGFVVYPVKYKAIVFRPFKGEVLDAIVTQVNKVGMFAEIGPLSCFISHHSIPADMQFCPNVNPPCYKSKEEDVIIQPDDEIRLKIVGTRVDATGIFAIGTLMDDYLGLVCN; encoded by the exons ATGTTTTATCAC ATATCCTTGGAACATGAAATTTTGTTACATCCTAGATATTTTGGACCTCAATTGTTAGATACTGTCAAACAAAAATTGTACACAGAGGTTGAAGGTACCTGCACAGGAAA ATACGGTTTTGTAGTTGCTGTAACAACAATAGATAATATAGGTGCAGGTATCATACAACCAGGACAAGGATTTGTAGTATATCCAGTTAAATATAAAGCCATTGTTTTTAGACCATTCAAAGGAGAAGTATTGGATGCTATTGTAACACAAGTAAACAAG GTTGGAATGTTTGCAGAAATTGGTCCACTTTCATGTTTTATATCTCATCAT TCAATCCCAGCAGATATGCAATTTTGCCCAAATGTAAATCCTCCATGCTACAAATCAAAAGAAGAG GATGTAATTATTCAACCAGATGATGAAATAAGATTAAAAATTGTTGGTACAAGAGTTGATGCTACAGGAATT ttTGCCATTGGAACATTAATGGATGATTATTTag gacttgtgtgCAACTAA
- the Rpb7 gene encoding DNA-directed RNA polymerase II subunit RPB7 isoform X3 — protein MFYHISLEHEILLHPRYFGPQLLDTVKQKLYTEVEGTCTGKYGFVVAVTTIDNIGAGIIQPGQGFVVYPVKYKAIVFRPFKGEVLDAIVTQVNKVGMFAEIGPLSCFISHHSIPADMQFCPNVNPPCYKSKEEFAIGTLMDDYLGLVCN, from the exons ATGTTTTATCAC ATATCCTTGGAACATGAAATTTTGTTACATCCTAGATATTTTGGACCTCAATTGTTAGATACTGTCAAACAAAAATTGTACACAGAGGTTGAAGGTACCTGCACAGGAAA ATACGGTTTTGTAGTTGCTGTAACAACAATAGATAATATAGGTGCAGGTATCATACAACCAGGACAAGGATTTGTAGTATATCCAGTTAAATATAAAGCCATTGTTTTTAGACCATTCAAAGGAGAAGTATTGGATGCTATTGTAACACAAGTAAACAAG GTTGGAATGTTTGCAGAAATTGGTCCACTTTCATGTTTTATATCTCATCAT TCAATCCCAGCAGATATGCAATTTTGCCCAAATGTAAATCCTCCATGCTACAAATCAAAAGAAGAG ttTGCCATTGGAACATTAATGGATGATTATTTag gacttgtgtgCAACTAA
- the LOC143345132 gene encoding b(0,+)-type amino acid transporter 1 isoform X1 has protein sequence MHVAPFKRATVGHDPQTSNGNQPQQQLQPGSWTGAPETTLVSRSARINGNSNGWNPVVTTPFQPQQQLHERKQKETKSGDVGDDEDGGGGGGGLEGADPEENNSVHLKRRVGLVSGVALIVGTMIGSGIFVSPSGLLVRTGSIGISFLVWTACGLLSLCGALAYAELGTMNTSSGAEYAYFMDAFGAPPAFLFSWVSTLVLKPSQMAIICLSFAQYAVEAFAADCDPPEEIVKIVALLAIILILLVNCYSVNLATGVQNAFTAAKLIAILVVIAGGSYKLIQGNTQHLKGAFDMIDGDNTVNIGRLATAFYTGLWAYDGWNNLNYVTEEIKDPSKNLPRSIMIGIPLVTLCYALINVSYLAVMSPSEMIESEAVAVTFGNRILGVMAWLMPLSVAISTFGSANGTLFAAGRLCFAASREGHLLDCLSYVHVRRFTPAPGLIFHSLVAGTMVLSGNIDSLIDFFSFTAWIFYGGAMLALLVMRRTRPNHPRPYKCPLVIPVLVLGISAYLIVAPIIDKPQIEYLYATGFIFAGMLVYLPFVKYGYVPKFMEGVNAFLQMLLEVAPTAAAFD, from the exons CTACCGTGGGACATGATCCACAGACGAGCAACGGCAATCAGCCGCAACAACAACTGCAACCCGGTAGTTGGACTGGAGCTCCCGAGACAACGTTGGTTTCGCGATCAGCTAGGATCAATGGGAACAGCAACGGCTGGAACCCCGTTGTTACGACGCCGTTTCAGCCTCAACAACAGCTACACGaacggaaacaaaaagaaactaaatCTGGGGATGTGGGAGATGATGAAGACGGGGGTGGAGGGGGTGGAGGGCTGGAGGGGGCGGACCCAGAGGAGAACAACTCTGTTCACCTCAAGAGACGGGTGGGACTCGTCAGTGGGGTGGCTCTAATCGTTGGTACCATGATAG GTTCCGGGATATTCGTTTCGCCGTCAGGGCTTTTGGTTCGAACTGGCAGTATTGGAATTAGCTTCCTCGTATGGACGGCCTGCGGCTTGTTAAGTCTGTGCGGCGCGTTGGCATACGCCGAACTGGGTACGATGAACACGAGCAGCGGCGCGGAATACGCATACTTCATGGACGCGTTCGGTGCTCCGCCTGCTTTCCTCTTCTCGTGGGTCTCCACTTTGGTCCTGAAGCCGTCTCAGATGGCGATCATATGCCTCTCGTTCGCGCAATACGCGGTAGAAGCGTTCGCGGCCGATTGCGATCCACCCGAGGAAATCGTAAAGATCGTGGCGCTCCTGGCGATCATACTTATACTGCTGGTGAATTGTTACAGCGTTAATCTGGCCACGGGTGTGCAGAACGCGTTCACTGCGGCCAAATTGATTGCCATACTCGTTGTAATCGCCGGTGGTTCTTACAAGCTGATACAGGGTAACACGCAGCATCTGAAAGGCGCATTCGACATGATTGACGGCGACAATACCGTGAATATCGGAAGATTGGCCACGGCCTTCTACACTGGCCTGTGGGCGTACGACGGTTGGAACAATCTAAATTACGTCACAGAAGAAATCAAAGACCCCTCGAAAAATCTGCCGCGTTCCATCATGATCGGTATACCTCTTGTCACGCTCTGTTACGCGTTGATAAACGTCTCTTATCTAGCCGTGATGTCGCCGTCGGAAATGATCGAAAGCGAAGCCGTTGCAGTG ACTTTTGGCAATCGGATTCTTGGCGTAATGGCGTGGCTCATGCCGCTCTCGGTTGCAATCAGCACGTTCGGTTCCGCAAATGGTACTCTCTTTGCAGCAGGTAGACTATGCTTCGCCGCATCCCGAGAGGGTCATTtactcgactgtctcagttacgTGCACGTGCGACGCTTCACTCCCGCGCCAGGACTTATCTTCCACTCTCTCGTTGCAG GAACGATGGTATTGTCTGGAAACATAGATTCCTTGATCGACTTTTTTTCATTTACCGCTTGGATCTTTTATGGCGGAGCAATGCTTGCTCTGTTGGTGATGCGAAGGACCAGACCAAATCATCCACGACCATACAAATGTCCGCTGGTGATACCTGTGCTCGTACTTGGAATCTCTGCGTACCTGATTGTAGCACCAATCATTGACAAGCCTCAAATCGAGTACTTGTATGCGACCGGGTTCATATTTGCGGGCATGCTTGTCTACCTCCCATTTGTTAAATACGGATATGTGCCCAAATTTATGG AAGGTGTGAATGCCTTCCTTCAAATGTTACTCGAGGTAGCACCGACGGCTGCAGCCTTTGACTGA
- the LOC143345132 gene encoding b(0,+)-type amino acid transporter 1 isoform X2 → MTATVGHDPQTSNGNQPQQQLQPGSWTGAPETTLVSRSARINGNSNGWNPVVTTPFQPQQQLHERKQKETKSGDVGDDEDGGGGGGGLEGADPEENNSVHLKRRVGLVSGVALIVGTMIGSGIFVSPSGLLVRTGSIGISFLVWTACGLLSLCGALAYAELGTMNTSSGAEYAYFMDAFGAPPAFLFSWVSTLVLKPSQMAIICLSFAQYAVEAFAADCDPPEEIVKIVALLAIILILLVNCYSVNLATGVQNAFTAAKLIAILVVIAGGSYKLIQGNTQHLKGAFDMIDGDNTVNIGRLATAFYTGLWAYDGWNNLNYVTEEIKDPSKNLPRSIMIGIPLVTLCYALINVSYLAVMSPSEMIESEAVAVTFGNRILGVMAWLMPLSVAISTFGSANGTLFAAGRLCFAASREGHLLDCLSYVHVRRFTPAPGLIFHSLVAGTMVLSGNIDSLIDFFSFTAWIFYGGAMLALLVMRRTRPNHPRPYKCPLVIPVLVLGISAYLIVAPIIDKPQIEYLYATGFIFAGMLVYLPFVKYGYVPKFMEGVNAFLQMLLEVAPTAAAFD, encoded by the exons ATGACGG CTACCGTGGGACATGATCCACAGACGAGCAACGGCAATCAGCCGCAACAACAACTGCAACCCGGTAGTTGGACTGGAGCTCCCGAGACAACGTTGGTTTCGCGATCAGCTAGGATCAATGGGAACAGCAACGGCTGGAACCCCGTTGTTACGACGCCGTTTCAGCCTCAACAACAGCTACACGaacggaaacaaaaagaaactaaatCTGGGGATGTGGGAGATGATGAAGACGGGGGTGGAGGGGGTGGAGGGCTGGAGGGGGCGGACCCAGAGGAGAACAACTCTGTTCACCTCAAGAGACGGGTGGGACTCGTCAGTGGGGTGGCTCTAATCGTTGGTACCATGATAG GTTCCGGGATATTCGTTTCGCCGTCAGGGCTTTTGGTTCGAACTGGCAGTATTGGAATTAGCTTCCTCGTATGGACGGCCTGCGGCTTGTTAAGTCTGTGCGGCGCGTTGGCATACGCCGAACTGGGTACGATGAACACGAGCAGCGGCGCGGAATACGCATACTTCATGGACGCGTTCGGTGCTCCGCCTGCTTTCCTCTTCTCGTGGGTCTCCACTTTGGTCCTGAAGCCGTCTCAGATGGCGATCATATGCCTCTCGTTCGCGCAATACGCGGTAGAAGCGTTCGCGGCCGATTGCGATCCACCCGAGGAAATCGTAAAGATCGTGGCGCTCCTGGCGATCATACTTATACTGCTGGTGAATTGTTACAGCGTTAATCTGGCCACGGGTGTGCAGAACGCGTTCACTGCGGCCAAATTGATTGCCATACTCGTTGTAATCGCCGGTGGTTCTTACAAGCTGATACAGGGTAACACGCAGCATCTGAAAGGCGCATTCGACATGATTGACGGCGACAATACCGTGAATATCGGAAGATTGGCCACGGCCTTCTACACTGGCCTGTGGGCGTACGACGGTTGGAACAATCTAAATTACGTCACAGAAGAAATCAAAGACCCCTCGAAAAATCTGCCGCGTTCCATCATGATCGGTATACCTCTTGTCACGCTCTGTTACGCGTTGATAAACGTCTCTTATCTAGCCGTGATGTCGCCGTCGGAAATGATCGAAAGCGAAGCCGTTGCAGTG ACTTTTGGCAATCGGATTCTTGGCGTAATGGCGTGGCTCATGCCGCTCTCGGTTGCAATCAGCACGTTCGGTTCCGCAAATGGTACTCTCTTTGCAGCAGGTAGACTATGCTTCGCCGCATCCCGAGAGGGTCATTtactcgactgtctcagttacgTGCACGTGCGACGCTTCACTCCCGCGCCAGGACTTATCTTCCACTCTCTCGTTGCAG GAACGATGGTATTGTCTGGAAACATAGATTCCTTGATCGACTTTTTTTCATTTACCGCTTGGATCTTTTATGGCGGAGCAATGCTTGCTCTGTTGGTGATGCGAAGGACCAGACCAAATCATCCACGACCATACAAATGTCCGCTGGTGATACCTGTGCTCGTACTTGGAATCTCTGCGTACCTGATTGTAGCACCAATCATTGACAAGCCTCAAATCGAGTACTTGTATGCGACCGGGTTCATATTTGCGGGCATGCTTGTCTACCTCCCATTTGTTAAATACGGATATGTGCCCAAATTTATGG AAGGTGTGAATGCCTTCCTTCAAATGTTACTCGAGGTAGCACCGACGGCTGCAGCCTTTGACTGA
- the Rpb7 gene encoding DNA-directed RNA polymerase II subunit RPB7 isoform X1 has product MFYHISLEHEILLHPRYFGPQLLDTVKQKLYTEVEGTCTGKYGFVVAVTTIDNIGAGIIQPGQGFVVYPVKYKAIVFRPFKGEVLDAIVTQVNKVGMFAEIGPLSCFISHHSIPADMQFCPNVNPPCYKSKEEDVIIQPDDEIRLKIVGTRVDATGIFAIGTLMDDYLGNYIFY; this is encoded by the exons ATGTTTTATCAC ATATCCTTGGAACATGAAATTTTGTTACATCCTAGATATTTTGGACCTCAATTGTTAGATACTGTCAAACAAAAATTGTACACAGAGGTTGAAGGTACCTGCACAGGAAA ATACGGTTTTGTAGTTGCTGTAACAACAATAGATAATATAGGTGCAGGTATCATACAACCAGGACAAGGATTTGTAGTATATCCAGTTAAATATAAAGCCATTGTTTTTAGACCATTCAAAGGAGAAGTATTGGATGCTATTGTAACACAAGTAAACAAG GTTGGAATGTTTGCAGAAATTGGTCCACTTTCATGTTTTATATCTCATCAT TCAATCCCAGCAGATATGCAATTTTGCCCAAATGTAAATCCTCCATGCTACAAATCAAAAGAAGAG GATGTAATTATTCAACCAGATGATGAAATAAGATTAAAAATTGTTGGTACAAGAGTTGATGCTACAGGAATT ttTGCCATTGGAACATTAATGGATGATTATTTaggtaattatatattttattga
- the Naam gene encoding nicotinamide amidase, which produces MEEYPPINIRLAVNRIDLNLIRNEDIQPRIYTPGEEISSQPDFLRGHGTYVDDENTLRASVAGVLEKVNKLISIRPLKARYQGEIGDVVVGRITEVQQKRWKVDTNSKLDSVLLLSSVNLPGGELRRRSAEDEQTMRRYLQEGDLICAEVQSNFVDGSLSLHTRVLKYGKLSQGIMIKVSPALIKRKKTHFHNLENGASLILGNNGYIWIGASKQDTDRSEGGFTQDLSRIPQENREVCARLRNCILILAKCNMHLTDTSVTYAYEESMKYKVNNLLEPEPMQRNMDACFTAFDKDEDGYLSLTEFELICRALFRNDRGKIYTLDKNQLNEIYSVFDWKKDGKIDREEFEMCWNRWIKICCRPKSVFLIVDVQNDFITGSLNIKQCAAQHDGSEVIEPINRLLDTVPFDAVFYSLDWHPVDHVSFIDNLHLREVDPSSEIPKEIAQVYDTVTFKGPPLLTQRLWPRHCIQDSWGAELHKDLKIVDNAIKIYKGTNPEVDSYSVFWDNKKLQDTTLSSQLQETGTTDIYICGLAYDVCVGATAVDALKSGYRTILIDDCSRGVDLVDIEKTKATVINNNGVIVNSNQVKAMVEGKDRRPELGYKLALEIKKKMNSVDDDK; this is translated from the exons aTGGAAGAATATCCGCCGATTAATATACGTTTGGCTGTAAATAGAATTGATCTAAATTTAATCAGAAACGAAGATATACAGCCGCGAATATATACACCGGGAGAAGAAATATCTAGTCAACCTGATTTTTTGAG GGGTCATGGAACATATGTAGATGATGAGAATACATTACGTGCGTCCGTAGCTGGCGTTTtagaaaaagtaaacaaacttaTTTCGATAAGACCCTTGAAAGCACGTTATCAGGGCGAAATAGGAGATGTTGTTGTTGGGCGTATAACCGAGGTGCAACAAAAACGATGGAAAGTTGATACTAATTCAAAACTTGACTCTGTACTTTTACTATCTAGTGTTAATTTGCCTGGAGGAGAATTG AGGAGAAGATCTGCAGAAGATGAACAAACAATGCGAAGATATCTTCAAGAGGGAGATTTAATTTGTGCAGAAGTACAAAGTAATTTTGTAGATGGCTCGCTTTCGTTGCATACCAGAGTCTTAAAATATGGTAAATTATCTCAGGGTATAATGATAAAAGTTTCACCAGCACTCATAAAACGAAAGAAAACACATTTTCACAATTTGGAGAATGGTGCAAGTTTAATATTAGGAAACAATGGTTATATATGGAttggagctagtaaacaagataCTGACAGATCAGAGGGTGGTTTCACTCAAGATTTATCAAGGATCCCACAGGAAAATCGTGAAGTTTGTGCACGACTTCGtaattgtattttaattttagcAAAATGTAATATGCACCTAACAGATACATCTGTTACATATGCTTACGAAGAATCTATGAAATATAAAGTAAATAACTTATTAGAACCTGAGCCAATG CAAAGAAATATGGATGCATGTTTCACTGCTTTTGACAAAGATGAAGATGGATATTTGTCTCTCACAGAATTTGAACTCATTTGTCGTGCATTGTTTCGTAATGATCGCGGAAAAATTTATACTCTTGACAAGAATCAgttaaatgaaatatattctgtATTTGATTGGAAAAAAGATGGAAAGATTGATAGGGAAGAGTTCGAG ATGTGCTGGAATCGTTGGATTAAAATATGTTGTCGTCCAAAAAGTGTCTTTTTGATTGTAGATGTACAAAATGATTTTATAACGGGTTCGTTAAATATAAAACAATGTGCTGCACAGCACGATGGTTCAGAAGTGATCGAACCAATCAATCGTTTGTTGGATACTGTACCATTTGATGCAGTATTTTACTCTCTTGATTGGCATCCTGTAGATCATGTCTCTTTCATCGATAATTTACATCTTAG AGAAGTTGATCCTAGTAGCGAAATTCCAAAAGAAATAGCACAAGTTTATGATACGGTTACATTCAAAGGACCACCGCTACTAACGCAACGTCTTTGGCCGCGTCATTGCATTCAAGACTCTTGGGGTGCAGAGCTTCATAAAGACCTAAAGATCGTTGATAACGCAATTAAAATATACAAAGGAACAAATCCAGAAGTGGATTCATATTCTGTGTTTTGGGATAACAAGAAATTGCAAGACACCACGTTGTCTTCACAATTACAAGAAACTGGGACAACAGATATATATATTTGTGGACTAGCTTATGATGTTTGCGTCGGAGCTACCGCAGTTGATGCACTTAAAAGTGGTTATCGAACTATTCTCATCGACGATTGTAGTCGAGGAGTAGATCTTGTAGATATAGAAAAAACGAAAGCTACTGTCATAAATAATAATGGTGTAATTGTGAATTCGAATCAGGTAAAAGCAATGGTCGAAGGAAAAGATCGACGACCGGAACTTGGATACAAATTAgctttagaaataaaaaaaaaaatgaactcTGTAGATGATGATAAATAA
- the LOC143345134 gene encoding uncharacterized protein LOC143345134, with protein sequence MSVMDITNNIIIRNVYITMEDFIPTRVSKMKKDLAEEFVSVNYKQPRKKVKENVNFRDDKEKTDAQDKTKEDQKRKQELEMKRFRYEVMRFGISGFEKAKAKKSKIELVLSLGAKPPKNRRINYKTLKMQKARQKEKQQNEKDVSGAASSMVKHKTTKIRKKKSDNILEVYGNVNEKPLSRKKKT encoded by the exons ATGAGTGTCATGGATATTAcgaataatataattattagaaatgtg TACATTACAATGGAAGATTTTATTCCGACGCGGGTGTCGAAGATGAAAAAAGATCTTGCAGAAGAATTCGTATCAGTTAATTACAAGCAACCAAGGAAAAAGGTAAAGGAGAATGTTAATTTTCGAGACGACAAAGAAAAAACTGATGCACAGGACAAAACTAAAGAAGATCAAAAAAGGAAACAAGAATTAGAAATGAAACGTTTTAGGTACGAAGTTATGAGATTTGGTATATCCGGTTTCGAAAAAGCAAAGGCAAAGAAATCAAAAATCGAGCTTGTCTTAAGTTTAGGCGCAAAACCTCCTAAAAACAGgagaataaattataaaacattGAAAATGCAAAAAGCAAGGCAAAAGGAAAAGCAACAAAACGAGAAAGATGTATCAGGAGCTGCAAGTAGTATGGTAAAACATAAAACTACAAAGATTCGTAAGAAAAAATCTGATAATATATTGGAGGTTTATGGAAATGTGAATGAAAAACCATtgagtagaaaaaaaaaaacatga